The genomic stretch CAGTCCGTCTCGTAGAGGTCATCACGCAGCGGGTCCCCGGGCGCGAGCTCGAACTCGAAGACGGACACCGGGGCGGAATCATTGCCGCCGTCGATGACCCGCCGCAGGAACCAGTAATAGACGACGTAGAAGAGGTTGAGTTGCTCCAGCGTCAGCGCATCGTAGAAGTCCTCGAAGCGCCGGCCGTTGATGACGGCATTGAAGAAGCGGAGGAAGTCGCCCGGGTCGAACTGCTTCTCCAGTTCATTCCAAACCCGGTCCATCCAGTCGCGCTCGACGCACTCCAGCCGCAGGTAGAGCGGGTCGTCGTCCGCGCCTTCCCGCTCCGTGACGAACGCGTAGTAGCGGCCGGGAAACCGGATGTTGAGGGTGTTGATTTCACCGCCGCGCGCGACGTGGCCCAGGCGGCGGTTCTTGGGCGCTGGAGTGGGGGGCGTGGCCTCAGGCACCGTGTGCCTCCCGCAGCTTGTGCCGGGTCCGCTCATCCACCGTGCCGGAGGGCATCAGCCCGTATTCGGCCTGGAAGCGCGCGACCGCCTCGGAGAGCGCGTCCTCCTCGCTGGCCTCGTCCTCGAGGAAGCCCAGGTTCGCCAGGCGCGCTCGCAGTCCCTCCTCCGTGGACACGGGTTGGAGCGTTCCCAGGGACAGCGTGTACTCCTCGCCGCCGACCTCCAGCGTCGCCTCGCGGGCACCGGGAGGAATCCCGCACTCGATGAGACCCTGCTCGTTCGTTTCTCCTTCGTGGGTGACGTCCCCGATGACGAGCCGGTAGGGCACCTTCGTCCGAGGCGCACCGTCCTCATGCAGTCGCAGGCGGAAGCGTTCCGGGATGCCCTTGAGCCTGAACGTGTGCGTCCTTCCCGTCGCGCAGGGGACCTGCCGGATTTCCTTGTCCGGGAGCGTCACCGTGTCGCCGGGCTTGAGCACATGCGGGCTCGTCCGTTCCCTTCGCAGGGCCTCGTTCTCGGGCGCTTCCCAGACGCGCTGCGGACTCAGGTTGTGTGCGTGGGCAATGCTGGAGACGCAGTCGCCGTCTTGTGCAGTGTACGTTCGAGGCATGGGTCCGGCGGACTGAGTGCAGCCCGTGTGCCGGACGTGGCTGGAGTGGACCCATGCCACGGGTTGCAATCACAGCGGCCGTGCGCGTCATGACGGAACGCAGATGCGTTTCGCGATGACGCGCACGGGAGGCGTGTCGCGCGCTCAGCGGGACTTCGCGGGGATCGGCTGGCTCTTCAAGAAGTCCCTGACGCTCTGCGCGTTCAGCGTGCTGGACGCGGCGCAGAGGCGGATGGACTCCATGGTGCGGGTGAGGGTGAGAGACGCGTTCTCCAGCTTCGCCGCGCGGGGGGTGAGGAAGGCTTCCGCCTCGGCGGCGGTCTTCTCGTCGCACAGCGTGCCCACCAGTCCGATGAGCCCGGCGACTTCGTCCGAGCGCATCCGGCTGGCGAGCGCGTCGAAGTGCTCCTGGTAGAACGTCCAGGCGAGTGCCCGCGTCTGCGGCATCGAGAAGGCTCCCACGAGGATGGGCTGGGTGTCGCGCACGTCGAACTCGCTGCCGGCCACCAGCGCGAGTGCTTCGCGCATGAGCGCCGGGTCCCGGAAGGCGCCCAGGGTGGTGAAGACGCGGCTGCGCTCGGTCCGGTCCTCCGTGGTGCGGGCGCGCGCGACCAGCGTGTCGAAGAAGGCCTTGTCTCCGTTCCGAGCCGCCACCATCAGCGCGAGGGGAACGGCCTCCGGGTGGACGGACTTCCGGTCCGCCAGCCACGCCTTCACCAGCCGGTTCGCGTCCCGGACCAGGGCCGGGTCCTCGCCGCGCAGCGCCGCCAGCCCCAGGAGGTTGGGTCGCAGCGACTTCACCGCGTCGTCGTCACCGGGCTTGGGCTCCCAGCCCAGCGCGCGGGCCCGAGGGCCGTACATCGCGGCCACCCAGTTCCGGTAGCTCGCGCTCTCGTCGTTGGACAGCTGGTCCACGTGCACGAAGGTCAGCAGCCGGGCGCCGCGCTGCATGATGAGGCGGTGGTCCGCCTTGGCCGTGGTGGGCACGTAGCGCAGGACGTCGCCCAGGGGCAGGTCTCCCCGGCGCACCCCGGCCTCCATGTCGGCCAACAGGGCCAGCCGCTCGCGCACCGTCAACGCTTCCGTGGGCGCGGCCAGCACGCGGGTGAGCTGCTCGCGCGTGTAGCCGGAGCGGTAGTAGCCGGTGCCGCCCGCGTTGAGCACGAACCAGGAAGGGCAGCTCTTGCCGGGCAACGCCAACTCACCCGTGGCCCCGGTGAGCAGCGTGCACGTGCGCTCGGACGTCTTGCCGGAACCCGCGCGCACACACACCGGCACGGACCACGTCTGGTCCTTGCTGGCGGTGGAGCCCGCGGGGACGTAGCGCTCCTGCGTGAACTTCAGCTTCGCGGGGGCCCCCGGCTGGCATTGCAGCTCGGCGGCGATGCGCGGCGCGCCGGGCTGGTCGATGAAGCTGCGGAAGGCACGCGCGACGTCCGGCCCCGCGGCGGCCGACAGCGTGGCGGCGAAGTCCTCCGACGTGGCCACGCCCCATTCATGCTTCTTGATGTGGCCGCGCAGCAGGTCGCGCATGCGCTCCTCGCCGAGCCACGCCTCGAACATGTCGATGATGGCCGAGCCCTTGGCGTACGTGGTGCCGTTGTCGAACGAGCCCAGCACCTCGTCATGCGTGGTGGCGGGCTTGCGCACCGGTGGGGTGGCGGCGAGCGCGTCCGTGTCCAACGCGAAGAGCGTGGACTGGGTGCTCTGCTCCAGCCCGAAGCCCCAGCTCGTGTCGAAGGGGTCCACCGTCTTGCGGTCCAGCCACGAGGTGAGCGACTCGTTGAGCCAGATGTCGTCCCACCACTGGCAGGTGACGATGTTGCCGAACCAGTAGTGCCCCAGTTCGTGGTTTGCGATGTTCACGTACCACTTGCGGCGCGCGAGCGTCTCCTCGCCGGGGCGGATGAGCGTCAGCGGCTGCCCGAGCGCGACGAGGCCCGGGTGCTCCATGGTGCCCCAGTAACGCGGCACCACCGCGACATCGAGCTTCTCGTACGGGTACGGCATGTCGAAGTAGTCTTCAATCAGCGTGACGATGCGCGGCGTGACGCTGGCCGCGTAGGCCGTCTCCGCGCCCCGGCCGCGCGGCACGATGAAGCGCAGCGGCGCGGCGTTGCGGCCCGCGGTGCCCGCGTCCACCACGTCGAAGGGGCCCACCACGAACGCGACGAGGTAGCTGGGCATCGGCTTGCTCTCGGCGAACGTGACGCGCGCCAGCCCGTCCGGCAGCGTCTCGCGCGAGACGATGGGGTGGTTGGCGAGCGCGACGTGGTCCTCCTTGGCGGTGATGCGCAGCGTCCAGGGCACCTTGAAGCCCGGCTCGTCGAAGCAGGGGAAGGCGCGGCGCGCGTCGACGGGCTCGAAGAAGGTGTAGAGGTAGGGCTCGCCGCCTTCCTCCACGGCGTAGAGGCCCTGGCTGCGCTCGCGGTCGACCTTGCCGGTGAAGGCGATGTGGATGCGGGCCTTGCCTGGCGCGAGCGTTTCGGGGAGCAGCAGCCCGAGCCGCCCTTCGCTGGCGGTGACGGCGCGGGCCTCCAGCGTGCGTCCTCCCGCTTCGATGCGGGCCTGTGTGATTTCCATGTCCTGGCCGTGCAGCCAGACCTGGCGCACCGGCTCGCTCACGTCCACGTCGATGCTGACGCTGCCGGAGAAGGTGGGCTCAGCGGGCAGCAGCTTCAGGTCGAGCGCGTAACGCGTGGGGCGGACCGAGTCGGGCAGCCGCAGCGCGGTAGGCTGGGGTTCGGGCCACTCAGGTGCGGCGGCCACGGGAGCGGCGGGGGGCGCCTCGGGCGCATGGGCGCAGCGGAGGACGGCGACCGCGAGTGCAAGTGGGAGGAGCGAGCGCATGGGCTGACGCTAACCCCAGTCGGCCCTCGGGCCAGAGTCCTTGAGTGAGGCAATTCGCTGATGAACGCGGCTCTTTCCGGAGAGGCGGAGAGTGGGACCGTGTGCGTTGAGCGTCCGCGTCATGGGATGCCGCGTTCCGGAACGCGAACGCGGCCGTGTGCGGGTTGAAGGCGTTCCTCTCGGAGACGTTCGCCGGTCCGTCACTTGCTGACGCCACGATGTGGGGGCGGATTGACCGCGACGGAGTGCCGCCACACGATGAAGGCATGGGACGGCCTACTGACGAAGGAGGGGCTGCCTTCCCCCGGGCGCCCTCACAGGATGCGTGGGACAGGATGAGTCCGGAGGAGCGGGCGCGGGTGGTGGAGTCCCTGCCGGCGGAAGTGACGTATGCGGAGATGGCGCCGCCCGAAGGGGACCGGCACCAGTGGGCAAAGCTTCGGGCGTTGGATGTGCTTCGGGGGTACTTCGGCCACCAGCGGCGCACGGCGTACGTCGGCTCGGAGCTGCCGGTGTACTACCCGGATGAGCGGCGCTTCGCGCCAGACTTGCTGGTCGTCTTCGACGTGGGCGCCCACCCGCGGGAGAAGTGGCTCGTCAGCCATGAGGGCCGCGGGCTGGACTGGGTGATGGAGGTCCACGTCGGGGGCGACCGGAAGAAGGACGCCGAATTCAACGTGCGGCGCTATGCCCGGCTCGGAATTCCTGAGTACTTCATCTACGACCGGTCCCGGGAGCGGCTGGAGGCCTACACGCTGGAGTCACCCGGCGCAGGCGTCTACGTGCGGATGGAGCCGACGCAGGGACGCTATGTCTCGCGGGTGCTGGGGCTGGAGTTGGAGTTGGTGGGGGACCGGCTCCGGTTCTGGGCTGGAAACGCGCTCTTGATGGAGTCCGACGAACTCATCGTCCGGATGCGGGAGCGCATCACGTGGCTCGAACAGCGCGCGGATGAGGAGGCCCACCTGCGAGAAGATGAAGTCCGGCGCCGAGAAGAAGAGTCCCGGCGCAGAGAAGACGCGGAGCGGCGCGTGGCCGAACTCCAGGCCGAGCTGGAGCGGGTCCGGGCCTCCCAGAAGTAGCCTTCGGGCGTCGTCCACTCACTCCAGGCTGAAGGCCCGCGCCAGCGTCAGCATCTCCACCTGGACGGCGCCCGCTTCGAGCAGGGCCGAGGCCGCCGCCCTGGCGGTGGCTCCGGTGGTGAACACATCGTCCACCAGCAGCACACGCTGCCCCGAGACACGGGAAGACGCGGCGAACGCCCCCGCGACGTTGTTCGCCCGCTCCGCCTCGCTCAGGCCCACCTGCCGCTGTGTCTCACGGTGCCGCGTCAGCAATCCCACGGGCGCCTTGCGCCCCGTGGCCTTCGCCAGCGCGCCCGCCAGCAACTGCGCCTGGTCGTACTTACGCGCGTGATATCGCCGCGTGTGCAGCGGCAACGCGACCACCAGATCGGGTGCACGGCTGAGGAAGCTTCGCGCCTCGCCCGCCAGCAACTCTCCCAGAGGGCCCGCGAGATTGGGGTGGTCCTCGTACTTGAACCGGTGGATGGCGCGCGCCAGGGGCCCCTCGTGCGCGAAGGGCGCCCAGGCGCGAGTGAAGGGCGGCGGGGCGGCACGGCACCGGGGACACGTGTCCCCAGGAAACGTGCCGGGCTCCGCGCAGGTGCGGCAGCACGCGGGAGGAAGCCGCTCCACCGCGGTGTCGCACGTCTCGCAGAAGAAGCCCTCGGGGCCCGGCAGCACCTTCGTGCACGCGAGGCACGAAGGGGGATAGAGCACATCCAGCAGGGCTTTCAGCACAGGCCGTGCCCCGCGCGCATCACGGCAGCAGGCCCTGACGGTTCATCTCCTTGGACTGCGGCAGTCCCATCACCTTGCACAGGGTGGGCGCGATGTCCGCGAGGATGCCCGGGCGCAGCTTCTGCCCTCGGAAGTCCGGGTGGATGAGGTGGAAGGGCACCGGGTTGAGCGTGTGCGCGGTGTGGGGCTCGCCCGTCTCCAGGTCCACCATCTGCTCGCAGTTGCCGTGGTCGGCGGAGATGGCCAGCACCCAGCCGTTGCGCTCGCACGCCTTGCCCAGCGCGCCCAGGCATTCATCCACCGCCTTCACCGCCTTCATCGCCGCGTCCAGCCGGCCGCTGTGGCCCACCATGTCCGGGTTGGCGAAGTTCACCAGCGCGAAGTCGTACTTCCCGGAGTCGAGCCGCTTCACCAGCTCGGCCGTGACTTCGTAGGCGGACATCTCCGGCTTCAAGTCGTACGTCTTCACGTCGCGCGGGCTGGGCACCAGGTGCCGGTCCTCGCCCGCGTAGACGACCTCTCGGCCGCCGTTGAAGAAGAACGTGACGTGCGCGTACTTCTCCGTCTCCGCCGTGCGGAACTGGCGCAGCCCCTGGCGCGACAGCAGTTCCGGGAAGATGTCCTGCGGCTGGTCCGGCTCGAAGAGCGCCGGCAGCTTGAACGTCTCGTCGTACTGGGTCATGCAGACGTAGCGGCCCAGTCGCAGCCCGCCCCGGTCGAACTCCTTGAACTCTGGGAACGCCAGGGCCTGCGTCAGCTCCCGCGCCCGGTCCGCGCGGAAGTTGAAGAAGAGCACCGCGTCGCCGTCCTGGATGCGGCCCACCGGCGTGCCGTCACCGCCGGCCAGCACCGTGGGCTTCACGAACTCGTCGGTGACCTTCTCCGCGTAGGACGCGCGGATGGCGCTCAACGCATCCGGCGCCTTGGGCCCGCGGCCGAACACCAGCGCCTCATAGGCCTGGTGCACCCGGTCCCAGCGCTTGTCGCGGTCCATGGCGTAGAAGCGCCCGGTCACGGTGGCGATGCGGCCGGTGTGCGTCTCGTGGAGGAAGCGCTCCAGCTCCTCCACGTAGCCCAGGGCGCTCTGCGGCGGCGTGTCACGCCCGTCCAGGAAGGCGTGCACGTAGACATGGGCCACGTTGCGTTCCTTCGCGGCCTTGAGCAGCGCGAACAGGTGGTCCATGGACGAATGGACGCCGCCGGGCGACACCAGCCCCAGCAGGTGCAGGGCCTTGCCGTCCGCCTTCACTCCGTCGAGGGCCGCGCGAAGCACGGGGTTCTGCGCCAGCTCTCCGGACTCCGCGGCGCGATTGATGCGCACCAGGTCCTGGTAGACGATTCGCCCGGCGCCGATGTTGGTGTGGCCTACCTCGGAGTTGCCCATCTGCCCCTCGGGCAGGCCCACGGCCAGACCCGCCGTCTGCAGCTCGGTGAAGGGGTAGGGGCTCGCCAGCTTGTCGAGGTGCGGCGTGCCGGCCAGGACGATGGCGTTGTTGTCACGCTCCTGGCGGATACCCCAACCATCCAGGATGCAGAGCAGGACCTTGTGCGCGGGCGTCATGCTCCGAACCCTAACCATGCAGGCGCCAGACGGGAGAGGACAAAAAGCGAGCGCGTCTATTGATACTCGCGGAAGGTCCCCTGAGGTACGAAACCCAGCCGGGAATAGACGCCCTGGCCCTGCGCGGACGCCTGGAGGGTGGCTGTCCGGTAGCCCGCCTCCCGGGCATCCAGCAGGGGTGCCAGCGTGAGCGCCGCGCCAATGCCTCGTCGCCGAGCGTGCCGCACAGTGGCCACCGAGTAGAGGCCCGCGACCCCCCACGCCCGGTGGCACTCACTGGCGGCGACCGCCTCGCCGTCCAGGTAGCCCACGAAGAAGCGGATGGGACTGTCGGGTGCGAGTGCCACGTGCGCCGTCCTCGCGTAGAAGTCCAGCACGTGTGGGTCGGCGGGCTCCCAGTTCGCCGCGACGACGCGGGCGAAGTCCGCCAGGGTGTGTTCGTCCTCGGCGCGGCGGATGCATAGCCCCGAGGGCAGCGTGAGTCCTGGCAGCCGGGAGAGGTCCATGGACATGCCTAGCTCCTGCTCGGCGTTCGCCAGACCGTGCGCCGACAGGCGGGCGTCCAGGTCTTCGGGCGCGGCGTCCGGTCCCACCCACCATGCGAAGGGAAAGGCCTTGTCCCGGAAGTGGGAGACGGCGGCGGCGATGCGCGCGTCCGCTTCGTGGCGCTCAAGCCGGGCCCGGCACACCACGTTGAAGGTGTTGCAGGGCAACCCGGAGTCGACGAGCAGCAGCCCGGGAGTGTCCTTCACGATGGCGCCGGGGAGGCTTCGCGCCAGATAGGTCATGTGCTCCACCTGATTGGCTTCCATGGCGGAGCGCACTCGCGGGGAGTCTGGTTCGAGGAAAGGCTGCATGTGGGGCCCCTACTCCGGCCGGGCGCGCGTCTTGTACGTGAGGACGGGCGCCAGGGTGGCCACCACTCGGACCAGCCCCGCTTCCACCAGGTCCGTCACCACGCGGTCGATGGGCTTGTACGCGGGCGGCGCCTCCTCGAAGAGGAGGTCCTTGTTCTCACACACCACGTGGCTCTTGAAGGCGGTGCGGGTGAGGGACTCCGCGGTGAAGCGCTCGCGCATGCGCTCCCGGGCGGCGGAGCGCGTCCACTTGCGGCCCGCGCCATGCGCCAGGCTGTGCGCGCTGGTGTGGCTCTCTCCGGTGGGAATCACCAGGTAGCTGAGCGCGCCCCGGCTGCCGGGAATCACCACCGGCCCTTCGTCGGACGGCGCCGCGCCCTTGCGGTGCAGCCACTGCGTCCGTCCCGTGTCACGCCGAGGGGTGACACTGTTGTGGCACACGTCGAGGACTCGCTGGCCCATCGCGCCGATGCCGTCCAGCATCCGCCGCGCCACCAGGGCCCGATTGGCCCGGCCCCAGGCCACCGCGTGGTCATGGCGCGTGAGGTAGGTCTGCGCCTCGGGTGAGTCGTCCGCGAGCCCGCCCGCCGCGTGCCGGTCCACGTGGGCCCGGAGAATCGCTTCACCGAGACCGCGTGAACCGGAGTGCACCAGGAGCAGCAAGCGGTCCGCCTCCAGGCCCAGGGCGCTGAAGACCTTCGCGTCATGGACCGCGTCCACCCGCTGCAACTCCGCGAAGTGGTTGCCGCCGCCCACCGTGCCCAGCGCGGCCTCGTAGCCCGAGGACTTCACGCCGTGCTCCTGGAGGAAACCTTCCGTGTCACCCGTCCACGGGCCTTCCAGGTCCAACTTGCCTGCCCAACGCTCGGGCTTGGCTTTACGTGCCAGCAGGTCCACGTTCCACAGGCCCATGCCACAGCCGATGTCACTGCCGACCAGATAGGGATAGAGAAAGCCTTCGGAGGTGAAGGCCGCGCCCACCGGAGCACCCTTGCCGGGATGCAGGTCCGGGAGGCCCACCGCCAGCTTCATGCCTGGCAAGCGGGCCATGGCTTCGAGTTGCCGCACCGCCTCGCCTTCCACCCAGGACTGGGCGGAGGCGATGACACGCACGGGCGCCTGCGGCGCGGAAGTGGGGAGCGTTTCAGTAGAGGCGTCAGTGCGCATGCCCGGGCTGACGGCACCTGTGCGCCGCGCCTGACGGTGGGGCCGGGCCCCGTGCCCGACCGCCTACTTGTGGTACGGCTCGCCCTTGAGGATGGTGAACGCGCGGTAGAGCTGTTCGATGAGCACCACGCGCGCCAGCCGGTGAGGCAGCGTCATCTTCGACAGGGACAGCGTGAGGTTCGCCGCGTCCCGCACGCGTGTGTCGAGCCCCTCATCCCCGCCGATGACGAACAGCAGGTCCTTGGCGCCCGTCTGGGCCTTGCCGACGTAGCGGCTCAACTCGACGGAGTCGAGCAGTGAGCCGCGCTCGTCCAGGGCCACCAGCCAGTCCTGCGGCTTGCGCTTGGAGAGAATCGCCTCGGCCTCGGCGGCCTTCGCGTCGCCGGGCTTGAGCCGCTTGCCGCTGGCCTCCGCCAGTTCCACCAACTCGAAGCGGGTGTAGTGGCCCAGGCGCCGGGCGTACTCCTGGACCGCGGGCTCATACAGGCCCGAGCGGTCCTTGCCGATGGAGAGGAGCCGGACCTTCACTTCAGGCCAGCTTCTCCCGGGACGCGTCGGCCCAGAGGCCTTCCAGGTCGTAGTGCGCGCGCAGGTCCGTGAGGAACAGGTGCGCCACCACCTCGCCGTAGTCGAGCAGCACCCACTGGCCCGTCTCGAAGCCCTCGGTGCCGATGGGACGCAGGTTGCCTTCGCCCGTCTTGAGCTGCACCTGGACGTTCTCCGCCATGGCGCTCACCTGGCGGTCCGTCTCCGCGGAGGCGATGACGAAGTAGTCCGCGTAGGACGTCATCCCGCGCACGTCGAGGATGACGACGTCCTGCGCCTTCTTGTCCACCAGCAGGTTGCCGATGCGGTGCGCCAGCGCCTTGGCGGCCGGGTTCTCCGCGGGACCCACCTTCTGGGTCAGGGCAACTGGGAGCTTCGCTTTCTTCTTCTTCGCGGGCGCCTTGGCGGGGGCCTTCGCCGCCGACTTCTTGGCTGCGGGGGCCTTCTTCTTCGCGGGCGTCTTGCCCGATACCGTCTTCTTCCGGGCCGCCGGGGCCCGGGTGGTGGTCTTTTTCGCGGTCGTCTTCTTCTTCGTGGCCATGTGCGGCGCACCCTACCGCACCCTTGGCAACACGGAAGCGGTCCTCTATCTGCTGGTGTCCATGAGCGACGCCCGGCTGGAACAGTTCAAGAAGATGGTGGCGGATTTCCCGGACTCCCCCATGAGCCATTTCTCCCTCGGGAAGCTGTACCTGGAGCGGCGGCAGTACCCCGAGGCCGCCCAAGCCCTGGAGTCCGCCGTCCGGCTGGACCCCACCTATGCGGCCGCCATGGTGGCCCTGGGGGATGCCTGGGCGGGGGCGGGGGAGTCCGACAAGGCGCGCGAGGTGCTGGGCCGGGCCCGGGAGCACGCCCTGGCCCAGGGGCACCCGGGGCTCGCCGAGGAAATCGACGAGCGCATCGCGGACCTGTCGTAGGCCGCGCCCTCAGTAGCGCCAGGTGAAGCCGGTGCTGAAGACCTGGCGCGTGTAGGTGAGCGAGTTGCGGGGCAGCCGGGTGCTCCAGATGCCCCAGGTCACCTCCAGGTCCAGCGACTCCGTCAGCGGCCGGGCCAGCTTCACCGACAGCGAGTTCTGCCCTTCGTCTTCTTCCACCAGGATGATTTCCGGGGAGAGGTAGATGCCGTCCGGATACTGGGTGATGCCCAGCGAGCCCTGCGCCAGCAGGGTCACCCGCCAGGGCAGCCGGACGCCGGCGTTGGCAGACACCCGGTGCCGGCGAATCGTCTCGCCGTAACTGTTGGAGGAGTTCTCCTGGAAGGCGTACGTCAGCCCCAGGGCCAGCGGGCCCCGGTAGGTGTACGACGCTCCCGCCGTCAGGGCTGCATCCTGACGCCGGCCGGCGAGGAGTCCCGAGCCGCCCCCTGTCCCCGGCGGGCGTGCCCGGGGTGGGGTGCCGAAGCGCCGGGAGTTCCAGTCGCCGAAGACGGACAGGCTGTGCCGGCGGTCGAAGCGATAGCGGCCCAGTACACCCACCTCGGGGCCGCCGAAGTTGGCGGTGGAGTCTGGCCGGTACACGAATCGCCGGGCGCCTGCCCGCACTCGCAGCGCCAGTCGCACGTCCGGGGCGTATTCCAGGAACGCGGTGGTCCCCAGGTCCGAGTACGAGCGCGAGCCACCCCGCCGGTCCTTCGCATGGCCCTCCAGGCCGATTCCCAGCGCCGTGCCCAGCGCGTGTGACGCCTCCACCGCGCCTGACTGCACCAGCGTGTTCTCGTCCTGGTACAGGAGGTACATGCGCGTGCCCAGCTCGTAGCGGCCCACCAGTTGGGCGCGTTCGAAGGAGCCGCGCCCCTCGGCGGAGCCCAGCAGGCTGAGGGCGAAGTCCCGTTCCGGGCTGGGGGTGAGCGGGTCGGAGAAGTCCCGGGGCGCGTTGGTGTCCAGCATCAGGCGGCCGGTGCCCCTCAGTGCCCCTTCCCACTCGGCCGCGGGCGTACGGCCGGCGGCGAGCATGGCGAGGACGAGCAGGAGCGGCGCGAAGGAGCGGACCACGGCGCGCGACCATACCCCGTCGCAGGAGGGCAGGGGCGGCCGTCCAGCCGCTCCCACCAGTGACGACGCCCCCGGCGGCCCATTACATTGGGCCCATGCGCCTTGTGTCCTTTCTCGCGGTGGCCTGCCTGGGCCTGTCCGCCTGCGCCTCCTCCTCCTTCACCACCGAGGTGAAAGGGGAGTCGACCGTGCCCGCGGGCCCGCCTGGCGTCGACACGCCCCTCAATGGCCTTCCCGCCATCAGCAGCTTCGCGGGGATGGACTTCGACAAGAACCAGGACTTCAAGAACCAGGGGATTGGCAAGAACGAGGTGACGTCCGTCAAGGTGGAGTCCCTCACGCTCAAGGTCCTCAGCCCCAATGACCAGGACCTCCGTTTCCTGGACTCAGTGGAGTTCTATGCCCGCGCGGGAGACCGGGAGGCGCGCATCGCGGCGCGCCAGGACGTGTCCGCGCTGGACCTGAGGCCGCCCAACCCCGTGCTGTCGCTGCGCGTGGACAACGTGGAGTTGCAGCCCTTCGTCTCCGCGCCGTCCATGAGCATCATCATCCGCGGCCGCGGCATCATGCCGGCGCGCGAGGTGCGGCTGCAGGCGGTGGTGAAGCTCCAGGTGGAGACCGGGCTCTTGTAGTCCGGTGCCGGGAGGCGCGTCCCTCAGGGGACGCCCATCTCCTGCGCGCGCCGTTCCAGCTTCGTGGCGCGGCCTTCCAGTTCCCCGGCCAGCGTCTCCAGCCGCGCGGCCTCGGCCTCCATCGCCGCCAGGTCCACGGGGCCGCCCGACGCCAGGTCCTGGGCGCGCTGCGTTTCGACCTGGGGCCGCCGGTCCGTGGCCCGGGCCGACAACTGCGTCGGATAGGGGGGGCGGCCCGGGTCGACACCTTCATCGGGGCGTCCGCCCACGTTGGGGGGCGAATCGTCGGGGCTGTCACCCTGGAAGGTAGGCGCACTGGGGCCTGGCACGGAGCGCTCCACCTGCAGCGTCCGGTCGCTCCCCATGCGCAGGCGCAGCCGCCGGTCCTGGTCGTCGAACATCGACTCCTCGCCGAGGAAGTCGTTCATGCGCCGGTCCAGGTCGCGCTCCTCGCGCACCTCGGTGATGCGGCCGCGCAGCGCCTTCAGCCGCTCGCGCACCTTGTCCCGGGTATCGCGGAGCGTGTCCGCCTGGGCCAGCAAATCCTCGGGGTCATCACCGCCCGCGGTGGCTTTGTTCAGCGAGGGCACCTGGGACGCGGGCAGGGCGGCGCGGATGGCTTCCCGCTCGGCGCGAACCGAGCGCACCGCCTCCAACAGCTTCTCCCGCTGGCCCCGGTCCGCCGTGCCTTCCCACGCCGCGAGCAGCCGCGTCAGCTCGTCCGACAGCGCCGTGTGCAGGGCCAGGTGGGCGCGCTCCGCTTCGCCCTCCGCCGCGACGACGGCCTGCGCCAGCCCGGTGAGCTGACCGCTCAGCTCCTGCGAACGCCGCAGCGCGTCCTCCAGCTCCGTCCCCGCCATCAGCCGGCCCTGGCGCTGCGCCTTCAGCGTTTCGATGCGTGCCGCAAGCCCGTTGAGCTCGTCGCGCAGGGCCTGCTGCTGACCCCGCAGCGAGCGCGTCTCCGCGCGAGCCGACTGGGCCCGTCCCCGCACCGCCTCCAGCCCAGACGCGGCCTGACCGGGCATGGCCAGCAGCAGGCTCAGCAGGAGCGCGAGGGGGCGGAGATTCATCAGCGACAGCCCCAGAGCAAGGTGAGTGCCAGCCTGCCAGCCCATCCCCGGAGGTCGAGGCCCCTCGGCGCCC from Myxococcus xanthus encodes the following:
- a CDS encoding Uma2 family endonuclease, whose amino-acid sequence is MGRPTDEGGAAFPRAPSQDAWDRMSPEERARVVESLPAEVTYAEMAPPEGDRHQWAKLRALDVLRGYFGHQRRTAYVGSELPVYYPDERRFAPDLLVVFDVGAHPREKWLVSHEGRGLDWVMEVHVGGDRKKDAEFNVRRYARLGIPEYFIYDRSRERLEAYTLESPGAGVYVRMEPTQGRYVSRVLGLELELVGDRLRFWAGNALLMESDELIVRMRERITWLEQRADEEAHLREDEVRRREEESRRREDAERRVAELQAELERVRASQK
- a CDS encoding M1 family metallopeptidase — its product is MRSLLPLALAVAVLRCAHAPEAPPAAPVAAAPEWPEPQPTALRLPDSVRPTRYALDLKLLPAEPTFSGSVSIDVDVSEPVRQVWLHGQDMEITQARIEAGGRTLEARAVTASEGRLGLLLPETLAPGKARIHIAFTGKVDRERSQGLYAVEEGGEPYLYTFFEPVDARRAFPCFDEPGFKVPWTLRITAKEDHVALANHPIVSRETLPDGLARVTFAESKPMPSYLVAFVVGPFDVVDAGTAGRNAAPLRFIVPRGRGAETAYAASVTPRIVTLIEDYFDMPYPYEKLDVAVVPRYWGTMEHPGLVALGQPLTLIRPGEETLARRKWYVNIANHELGHYWFGNIVTCQWWDDIWLNESLTSWLDRKTVDPFDTSWGFGLEQSTQSTLFALDTDALAATPPVRKPATTHDEVLGSFDNGTTYAKGSAIIDMFEAWLGEERMRDLLRGHIKKHEWGVATSEDFAATLSAAAGPDVARAFRSFIDQPGAPRIAAELQCQPGAPAKLKFTQERYVPAGSTASKDQTWSVPVCVRAGSGKTSERTCTLLTGATGELALPGKSCPSWFVLNAGGTGYYRSGYTREQLTRVLAAPTEALTVRERLALLADMEAGVRRGDLPLGDVLRYVPTTAKADHRLIMQRGARLLTFVHVDQLSNDESASYRNWVAAMYGPRARALGWEPKPGDDDAVKSLRPNLLGLAALRGEDPALVRDANRLVKAWLADRKSVHPEAVPLALMVAARNGDKAFFDTLVARARTTEDRTERSRVFTTLGAFRDPALMREALALVAGSEFDVRDTQPILVGAFSMPQTRALAWTFYQEHFDALASRMRSDEVAGLIGLVGTLCDEKTAAEAEAFLTPRAAKLENASLTLTRTMESIRLCAASSTLNAQSVRDFLKSQPIPAKSR
- a CDS encoding peptidoglycan-binding protein, giving the protein MLKPGDTVTLPDKEIRQVPCATGRTHTFRLKGIPERFRLRLHEDGAPRTKVPYRLVIGDVTHEGETNEQGLIECGIPPGAREATLEVGGEEYTLSLGTLQPVSTEEGLRARLANLGFLEDEASEEDALSEAVARFQAEYGLMPSGTVDERTRHKLREAHGA
- a CDS encoding ComF family protein — protein: MLKALLDVLYPPSCLACTKVLPGPEGFFCETCDTAVERLPPACCRTCAEPGTFPGDTCPRCRAAPPPFTRAWAPFAHEGPLARAIHRFKYEDHPNLAGPLGELLAGEARSFLSRAPDLVVALPLHTRRYHARKYDQAQLLAGALAKATGRKAPVGLLTRHRETQRQVGLSEAERANNVAGAFAASSRVSGQRVLLVDDVFTTGATARAAASALLEAGAVQVEMLTLARAFSLE
- the gpmI gene encoding 2,3-bisphosphoglycerate-independent phosphoglycerate mutase — translated: MTPAHKVLLCILDGWGIRQERDNNAIVLAGTPHLDKLASPYPFTELQTAGLAVGLPEGQMGNSEVGHTNIGAGRIVYQDLVRINRAAESGELAQNPVLRAALDGVKADGKALHLLGLVSPGGVHSSMDHLFALLKAAKERNVAHVYVHAFLDGRDTPPQSALGYVEELERFLHETHTGRIATVTGRFYAMDRDKRWDRVHQAYEALVFGRGPKAPDALSAIRASYAEKVTDEFVKPTVLAGGDGTPVGRIQDGDAVLFFNFRADRARELTQALAFPEFKEFDRGGLRLGRYVCMTQYDETFKLPALFEPDQPQDIFPELLSRQGLRQFRTAETEKYAHVTFFFNGGREVVYAGEDRHLVPSPRDVKTYDLKPEMSAYEVTAELVKRLDSGKYDFALVNFANPDMVGHSGRLDAAMKAVKAVDECLGALGKACERNGWVLAISADHGNCEQMVDLETGEPHTAHTLNPVPFHLIHPDFRGQKLRPGILADIAPTLCKVMGLPQSKEMNRQGLLP